The Oryza glaberrima chromosome 9, OglaRS2, whole genome shotgun sequence genome includes a window with the following:
- the LOC127784369 gene encoding GDSL esterase/lipase At5g03610-like has product MEEESSTLIRRRTSLPATTVMMVVLLLLLCCNCGVEVVVAAADESSPAPVGKGGSDHGSCPGGDGDGDGEGYRKQLWVFGDSYADTGNLGNLGRELTHAWYYPYGITFPRHPTGRFSDGRVLTDFVASAVGIATPVAYKLRRRGGHGGEVASRGMNFAVGGSGVLDTGYFQRNISSQIDLFQKQLRGCGPTGVALVVVSGNDYSAVVDKNNGTSEAAIAYIPTVVRGLREQLRRLRDEVGMKKVVVTNLHPMGCTPYFTRLLNYSGCDTLANAGSDQHNAALRSVLHDLDPANTTFLLLDLHTPFLNLITAAADDKFPVRLRPCCETFTADGHCGQEDDAGNKQYTVCDDPERHFYWDDVHPTQAAWAAVAQAFTPAIHRFLST; this is encoded by the exons atggaggaggagagcagcACGCTCATACGGCGCCGGACCAGTTTGCCGGCGACCACGGTGATGATggtggtcctcctcctcctcctctgctgtAACT GTGGtgtcgaggtggtggtggctgcggcTGATGAgtcgtctccggcgccggtCGGCAAAGGAGGAAGTGATCATGGCAGCtgccccggcggcgacggcgacggcgacggcgaagggtaCAGGAAGCAGCTGTGGGTGTTTGGCGACTCGTACGCGGACACGGGAAACCTGGGTAACCTTGGGAGGGAGCTGACCCACGCCTGGTACTACCCCTACGGCATCACCTTCCCGCGACACCCCACCGGCCGCTTCTCCGACGGCCGCGTCCTCACCGACTTCGTTG CTTCGGCCGTTGGCATCGCGACGCCGGTGGCGTACaagctgcggcggcgcggcgggcacggcggcgaggtggcgtcGCGCGGGATGAACTTCGCGGTGGGCGGGTCGGGCGTGCTGGACACGGGCTACTTCCAGCGCAACATCAGCTCGCAGATCGACCTGTTCCAGAAGCAGCTGCGCGGCTGCGGCCCCACCGgcgtcgcgctcgtcgtcgtctccggcaaCGACTACTCCGCCGTCGTAGACAAGAACAACGGCACAAGC GAGGCGGCGATCGCGTACATCCCGACGGTGGTGAGGGGGCTGCGAGAGCAACTCCGGCGGCTGCGCGACGAGGTGGGGATGAAGAAGGTGGTGGTGACCAACCTCCACCCCATGGGCTGCACCCCGTACTTCACGCGGCTGCTCAACTACTCCGGCTGCGACACGCTGGCCAACGCCGGGTCCGACCAGCACAACGCCGCCCTCCGCTCCGTCCTCCACGACCTCGACCCCGCCAAcaccaccttcctcctcctcgacctccacaCCCCCTTCCTCAAcctcatcaccgccgccgccgacgacaagTTCCCGGTGCGGCTGCGGCCGTGCTGCGAGACGTTCACGGCGGACGGCCACTGCGGgcaggaggacgacgccggcaACAAGCAGTACACGGTGTGCGACGACCCGGAGCGGCACTTCTACTGGGACGACGTGCACCCCACGCAGGCCGCCTGGGCCGCCGTCGCCCAAGCCTTCACCCCCGCCATCCACCGCTTCCTCTCCACCTGA